A genomic segment from Nodularia sphaerocarpa UHCC 0038 encodes:
- a CDS encoding glycosyltransferase produces MDKDWSKDYPSSENLTEEALDENNSLRKIFELVENNLRVVDFGCATGYLAKLLKKKGCIVTGVEINSDAAQTAEQHCEEVIVADLDFISVLKILPAQEFDIAIFGDVLEHLRNPGKVLAETKQILKKDGYVIASIPNIAHAAIRLSLLQGRFDYTNLGILDNTHLRFFTRKTVKELFEKAGYLEEIVDCTKLDCFLKSDLIPQNNKDEFHVDTIKRIQEDTDADTLQFIIRAIPCTMEQQYSAIKKNYEKVLEESQRSQLQLQETQTELERSQLQLKETQTEFERSQFQLQQTQSEFERSQFQLQQTQSEFERSQFQLQQTQSEFERSQFQLQQTQMEVERSQSQLQQTQAEVERSQFQLQQTQMEVERSQSQLQQTQAEFERSQFQLQQTQAEFERSQFQLQQTQAEFERSQITIAAMETSKFWKMRKLWFKIKGLFGLDKDNPSQNSKFFFKKLIVKVKSLSTILKTRGIGYAIAKVRKYGFLEIISSSPPQQQTKSGFLELPWQQLTKHKPQGSKHFKILLISHDATRTGAPICLLMLLKELVNQPDFDCWVLLDRGEEMEEEFAKYAPTLNLSKLATSNLYKDQILQDVLSSFRQFSHSSVAICNTAAISHINKACDENKIPVLAWLHELPTSIETYLEGKPSFEKIIKHSRKTIVVSEFVKSSLAKHYEVDQQLFSTVYAAPAKNFAHIDPENARQKIRQEFNLPNDALIILGCGTVDMRKGSDLFVQVGKRVLNAGKFPNIWFIWIGKSYDDIFRNWLLHDTKVMGMEKQIIFAGPRNDTSNYFAGADIFLLTSREDPFPLVNLEAMSCGLPVIAFEGGGGATEIYPNECGVSVEYLNVDAMVQEILALISDQERREKISLNAKNLIEQHLTWNRFSEQIVNIFKSDFNYCPSQQFKISVIVPNYNYSKYIEQRLQTILSQTLKPDEIIFLDDASQDDSLEKARKIAEKSHIYFKFIENTENSGSPFKQWIKGLEACSGDLIWIAEADDYCESTFLEKLVSTFFDPDIVLAYSQSAPVGQHNQLFAPNYLFYTNDISPEKWQTSYFNEGITEIQDILSLKNTIPNASAVVFRRPKSSSFTAKLASFRFTGDWFFYISLLKQGKIAFVSETLNFHRRHLETVTNKIESQEKGIQEILEVKAEIYETTKISLNRISESLGRTIYEYYDLAIRKGVSRPKFTSNENLQPNIERIQKSLHHQYSALPTGLNILVVIGDAEVGGGQIAGIRLANEFAKKNRVFLCNARPDLYSHDIIGLVDKNVVFLEGSLEPNSWSNCQEQPFNNPSQISEGELRLQVVRDLIRLHQIDVILSHVWWADRFVYKLNQELELPWFIRMHGCYEGLLANPSWDVEFKQLIRPLMQSATGICYSTERNIKCFENRNIALPKHLKQLFNGFSKDDLHISSSSIVHRQTGDFIFCLCSRAIPEKGWEEAIKSIIFINQLPPEKRDHKTAKLILIGYSDYAQDLQLSYQDITEIEFRKEVQYPTEIMAFCDVGLLPTRFISESLPSTIIEYLACSKPTIATDKGSIAEMISLHGKDAGIIVPLQPSGEVNQDKLIAAMLLYMNNEELLNLHKLNTTYVFNNLFAADTVADTYLEFFKQTTKNTVNSYSLEK; encoded by the coding sequence ATGGATAAAGATTGGTCAAAAGATTATCCCTCATCTGAAAACTTGACAGAGGAAGCATTGGATGAAAACAATAGTTTAAGAAAAATATTTGAGCTAGTAGAAAATAATCTGCGCGTAGTAGATTTTGGCTGCGCGACTGGATACTTAGCTAAGTTACTTAAGAAAAAAGGATGTATTGTTACAGGAGTTGAGATCAACTCAGATGCAGCCCAAACCGCCGAACAGCACTGTGAAGAGGTAATAGTTGCCGATTTAGATTTTATTTCTGTTCTCAAAATATTACCTGCTCAGGAGTTCGACATAGCAATATTTGGAGATGTTTTAGAACATCTGCGAAACCCTGGCAAAGTTTTAGCAGAAACCAAGCAGATATTAAAAAAAGATGGCTATGTAATTGCTTCTATTCCGAACATTGCTCACGCTGCAATTCGCTTATCTTTGCTCCAAGGTAGATTTGATTATACAAATTTGGGTATTTTAGATAATACTCATCTCAGGTTTTTCACGAGAAAGACAGTTAAGGAATTATTTGAAAAAGCCGGATATTTAGAAGAGATTGTTGATTGCACAAAATTAGATTGTTTTTTAAAGAGCGATTTGATACCTCAAAATAATAAAGATGAATTTCATGTAGATACTATTAAAAGAATTCAAGAAGATACAGATGCCGACACATTACAGTTTATTATCAGGGCGATTCCTTGCACTATGGAACAACAATATTCTGCAATCAAAAAGAATTATGAGAAAGTCTTGGAAGAATCTCAGCGATCGCAATTGCAACTGCAAGAGACTCAGACTGAACTAGAACGTTCGCAATTGCAACTAAAAGAGACTCAAACGGAATTTGAGCGTTCGCAGTTCCAACTACAACAAACGCAATCAGAATTTGAACGTTCGCAGTTCCAACTGCAACAAACGCAATCAGAATTTGAGCGATCGCAATTCCAACTACAACAAACACAATCAGAATTTGAACGTTCGCAATTCCAACTACAACAGACTCAGATGGAAGTAGAGCGATCGCAGTCTCAACTACAACAAACACAGGCGGAAGTAGAGCGATCGCAGTTCCAACTACAACAGACTCAGATGGAAGTAGAGCGATCGCAGTCTCAACTACAACAGACTCAGGCGGAATTTGAGCGATCGCAGTTCCAACTACAACAGACTCAGGCGGAATTTGAGCGATCGCAGTTCCAACTACAACAGACTCAGGCGGAATTTGAGCGATCGCAGATCACTATCGCCGCAATGGAAACCAGCAAATTTTGGAAAATGCGAAAGCTATGGTTTAAAATCAAAGGATTATTTGGTCTAGATAAAGATAATCCGTCACAAAATAGCAAGTTTTTTTTTAAGAAATTAATTGTCAAAGTAAAATCTTTATCAACAATCTTAAAAACCAGAGGTATTGGTTATGCAATAGCCAAGGTGCGTAAATATGGCTTTTTAGAAATCATCTCATCTTCGCCACCTCAACAGCAAACGAAATCCGGCTTTTTAGAACTACCTTGGCAACAGCTAACTAAACATAAACCTCAAGGTTCTAAACACTTTAAAATCTTATTAATCTCTCATGATGCCACCCGCACAGGCGCGCCAATTTGCTTACTAATGCTGTTGAAAGAATTAGTAAATCAACCGGATTTTGATTGCTGGGTGCTTCTAGATCGTGGCGAAGAAATGGAAGAAGAATTTGCTAAATATGCTCCCACTTTAAACTTAAGCAAACTGGCAACATCTAATCTTTACAAAGACCAGATTTTGCAAGATGTTCTCTCTAGTTTCCGTCAATTTTCTCACAGTAGCGTTGCGATATGTAACACAGCCGCCATCTCCCACATCAATAAAGCTTGTGATGAAAACAAAATTCCTGTTTTGGCTTGGTTACACGAATTGCCAACATCTATTGAAACATACTTAGAAGGCAAACCAAGTTTTGAAAAGATTATCAAACATTCCCGAAAAACTATTGTTGTTTCTGAGTTTGTTAAATCTTCACTTGCAAAACATTATGAAGTAGATCAGCAGCTATTTTCAACAGTTTATGCTGCACCCGCCAAAAACTTTGCCCACATTGATCCTGAAAATGCTAGACAAAAAATCAGGCAAGAGTTTAACTTACCAAATGATGCCTTAATCATTTTAGGCTGTGGCACAGTTGATATGCGTAAAGGAAGCGACCTATTTGTTCAGGTGGGAAAACGGGTGCTAAATGCTGGAAAATTTCCTAACATTTGGTTTATCTGGATTGGTAAATCCTACGATGATATCTTCCGCAATTGGTTACTTCATGACACAAAAGTTATGGGTATGGAAAAGCAGATTATTTTCGCAGGCCCAAGAAATGATACATCAAATTATTTTGCTGGCGCGGATATATTTTTATTGACATCAAGAGAAGATCCCTTCCCACTGGTTAATTTAGAAGCCATGAGTTGTGGTTTACCAGTCATAGCCTTTGAAGGGGGCGGTGGTGCGACAGAAATTTATCCTAACGAGTGTGGAGTATCTGTAGAATATCTCAACGTCGATGCAATGGTGCAAGAAATTCTGGCTCTTATTTCCGATCAAGAACGCCGAGAAAAAATATCATTAAATGCCAAGAATTTAATTGAGCAACATCTGACGTGGAATCGATTTTCCGAGCAAATTGTTAACATCTTCAAAAGTGACTTTAATTACTGCCCATCACAGCAATTTAAAATTTCAGTAATCGTTCCTAACTATAATTATAGTAAATATATAGAGCAACGGCTGCAAACAATTTTAAGCCAAACTCTCAAGCCAGATGAAATAATTTTTTTAGATGATGCTTCCCAAGACGACAGTTTGGAGAAAGCCCGAAAAATAGCCGAGAAATCGCATATTTATTTCAAGTTTATTGAAAATACAGAAAATAGTGGTAGTCCATTTAAGCAGTGGATTAAAGGTTTAGAAGCTTGTAGTGGCGATTTAATTTGGATTGCTGAAGCTGATGATTACTGTGAGTCCACATTTCTGGAAAAATTAGTATCTACTTTCTTTGATCCAGATATTGTACTGGCTTACTCTCAGTCAGCACCTGTAGGTCAGCATAATCAATTGTTCGCACCAAATTATCTGTTCTACACCAACGATATTTCTCCGGAAAAATGGCAAACATCATATTTTAATGAAGGAATCACAGAAATCCAAGATATTCTCAGCTTAAAAAATACCATTCCCAATGCTAGCGCAGTTGTGTTTCGCAGACCCAAGTCTTCTAGTTTTACCGCAAAACTGGCTTCATTTCGGTTCACAGGTGATTGGTTTTTTTATATCAGCTTATTAAAGCAAGGAAAGATAGCATTTGTCTCAGAGACCCTGAATTTTCACCGTAGGCATTTAGAGACTGTCACCAATAAAATAGAATCACAGGAAAAAGGTATACAAGAAATCCTGGAAGTTAAAGCAGAAATATATGAGACAACTAAAATATCTTTGAATCGGATCTCCGAAAGCTTAGGAAGAACAATATATGAGTATTATGATTTAGCAATTCGCAAAGGAGTATCTAGACCTAAATTTACTAGTAATGAAAATCTTCAACCCAACATAGAACGTATTCAAAAAAGCCTGCATCATCAATATTCTGCGCTACCAACTGGACTGAACATATTAGTTGTGATTGGTGATGCTGAAGTTGGTGGTGGGCAAATTGCAGGTATCCGCTTGGCTAATGAATTTGCCAAGAAAAACCGAGTTTTTCTCTGTAACGCCAGACCTGACTTATATAGCCATGACATTATCGGTTTAGTAGATAAAAATGTAGTCTTCCTTGAGGGTTCTCTAGAGCCAAACTCTTGGTCAAATTGCCAAGAACAACCATTCAACAATCCTAGTCAAATTTCTGAAGGCGAATTACGTTTGCAGGTAGTCCGCGATTTAATCCGCCTGCACCAGATTGATGTCATTTTATCTCATGTTTGGTGGGCAGACCGCTTTGTTTATAAATTAAATCAAGAACTAGAACTTCCGTGGTTTATCCGAATGCATGGATGCTATGAGGGACTTTTAGCAAATCCCAGTTGGGATGTAGAGTTTAAACAATTGATTCGTCCTCTAATGCAGTCTGCGACAGGTATCTGCTATTCTACCGAGCGCAACATTAAATGTTTTGAAAATCGGAATATTGCCCTACCAAAACACCTTAAGCAACTATTTAACGGTTTTAGTAAAGATGATCTTCACATTTCATCCTCATCTATAGTTCATCGTCAAACAGGAGATTTTATTTTCTGTCTCTGTTCCCGCGCTATTCCTGAGAAAGGTTGGGAAGAGGCGATTAAATCAATTATCTTTATTAATCAATTACCACCAGAAAAACGTGATCATAAAACTGCAAAGCTGATCCTCATAGGATACAGCGACTATGCTCAAGATTTGCAATTAAGCTACCAAGATATTACCGAGATAGAATTTAGAAAAGAAGTACAATATCCTACAGAAATCATGGCATTTTGTGATGTGGGATTACTGCCAACACGTTTTATTTCCGAATCATTGCCATCAACAATTATAGAATATTTGGCTTGCAGTAAACCCACAATTGCCACAGATAAAGGTTCAATTGCAGAAATGATTTCTTTGCATGGTAAAGATGCGGGAATAATTGTACCGCTTCAGCCTTCAGGAGAAGTTAATCAAGATAAACTGATTGCGGCCATGTTGCTTTACATGAATAATGAAGAATTATTAAACCTGCATAAACTAAATACTACCTATG
- a CDS encoding ABC transporter ATP-binding protein codes for MGEEIAISLKTVSKCFKRYAHPVDRLKEILLPGKSSSEEFWALRDINLEIPKGETVGIIGRNGSGKSTLLQIIAGTLTATTGEVQVKGRVSALLELGSGFNPEFTGRQNVFFNGRLLGLTQREIAEKFDDIAAFADIGDFIDQPVKTYSSGMFVRLAFAVAVNVNPEILIVDEALAVGDVVFQHRCMRRMRDLMDSGVTTLFVSHDSGSIKNLCNSAVMIHDGKLRASGLPNAIIIEYLKLVTDLELGLTQPLEIQTQIKEQNSETTTLENPGDILSTNTTFGKSTRRGSGKAKIEQIKLLNHLGDHPGESPVFGFNEEVTLIVNLKTYEKLNSCIIGFYICDKNGNEIIGSNTFEENIRIDSLDSGEQLEIKFVFKLPLRPNSYSLTVAGSQSYEDVTFDWIDNAIVFQVLPPDTGKNIYALVDQPISVKVKKTALPTIVISA; via the coding sequence ATGGGAGAAGAAATTGCAATTTCTCTCAAAACTGTATCGAAGTGCTTTAAGCGATATGCTCATCCTGTAGATCGCTTGAAAGAGATTTTATTACCTGGAAAAAGTAGCTCTGAAGAATTTTGGGCGCTCAGAGATATTAACCTAGAAATTCCTAAAGGAGAAACAGTAGGAATTATAGGGCGCAATGGCTCTGGTAAAAGCACACTATTGCAAATTATCGCCGGAACCTTGACAGCCACAACTGGTGAAGTACAAGTCAAAGGTCGAGTCTCTGCTTTGTTAGAACTGGGAAGTGGTTTTAACCCAGAATTTACAGGACGACAAAATGTATTTTTTAATGGGCGCTTATTGGGGTTAACTCAAAGAGAAATTGCCGAAAAATTTGATGACATTGCTGCATTTGCAGATATAGGAGACTTTATTGATCAACCTGTCAAAACATACTCAAGCGGTATGTTTGTGCGTTTAGCTTTTGCTGTAGCTGTGAATGTGAATCCAGAAATTTTAATTGTTGATGAAGCATTGGCTGTCGGTGATGTTGTGTTTCAGCATCGATGTATGCGGCGGATGCGAGATTTAATGGATTCTGGGGTAACAACACTATTTGTCTCTCACGATTCCGGCTCAATCAAAAATTTGTGTAATTCAGCAGTAATGATTCATGATGGAAAGTTACGTGCTTCCGGTTTACCCAATGCCATCATCATAGAATATCTCAAATTAGTTACGGATTTGGAATTAGGTTTAACACAACCATTGGAAATACAGACTCAAATTAAGGAGCAAAATAGCGAGACTACGACCTTAGAAAACCCCGGAGATATTTTATCTACCAATACAACTTTTGGTAAATCCACCCGTAGAGGTAGCGGTAAGGCTAAAATTGAACAAATAAAGCTCCTCAATCACTTGGGTGATCATCCTGGAGAAAGTCCTGTTTTTGGGTTTAACGAAGAAGTCACATTAATTGTTAATTTAAAAACCTATGAAAAACTTAATAGTTGCATAATTGGGTTTTACATTTGTGATAAAAATGGCAACGAAATAATTGGTAGTAACACTTTTGAAGAAAATATTCGCATTGATAGTCTAGACTCAGGGGAGCAACTAGAAATTAAATTTGTGTTTAAGTTACCTTTGAGACCGAACTCCTATAGTTTGACAGTGGCTGGATCGCAAAGTTATGAAGACGTAACTTTTGATTGGATTGATAATGCAATTGTCTTTCAAGTTTTACCTCCAGATACAGGAAAAAATATTTATGCTTTAGTTGATCAGCCCATTAGTGTAAAAGTAAAAAAAACAGCTTTACCAACAATAGTGATCTCAGCATAA
- a CDS encoding ABC transporter permease produces MRRAVRNAEKLRRILPINQPLWAKFDLLRTLVRRDLEARYKGSVLGNLWPLVNQLSQLLIYTYVFSIVLRVKLTLTSLPESNFTFGLWLFAGLLPWIAFSGGLIQSAASVVGQPNLVKKVVFPLALLPLVPILSTFIESSFGLMALIFFVAFTSHTLHTTLALLPLIWLTQLLLTAGLGYLAAGLTVFLRDIPQSLVVILNLWLYLTPIVYPASAIPEQWRNWVFWLNPMTAIAEVYRDLILVGEVKHWGEWGVASAIATMIFCFGFAIYKRLRPAFADVL; encoded by the coding sequence ATGCGGCGCGCTGTACGTAATGCTGAGAAACTGAGGCGGATACTGCCAATAAATCAGCCGTTGTGGGCAAAGTTCGATTTACTGAGAACTCTAGTGCGGCGGGATTTAGAGGCGCGATATAAAGGTTCTGTTTTGGGCAATTTGTGGCCTTTGGTAAATCAGCTTTCACAATTACTGATTTACACTTATGTGTTTTCAATTGTGCTGAGAGTGAAGCTAACTCTCACAAGTTTACCAGAAAGTAATTTCACTTTTGGATTGTGGTTATTTGCAGGTTTGCTTCCCTGGATTGCTTTTTCTGGTGGATTGATACAGTCGGCAGCTTCAGTAGTAGGGCAGCCAAATTTAGTCAAAAAAGTGGTATTTCCCCTGGCTTTGTTACCCTTAGTGCCAATTTTATCAACGTTCATTGAAAGTTCTTTTGGCTTAATGGCGTTGATTTTTTTTGTGGCCTTCACTTCTCATACTTTACATACTACCTTGGCGCTGTTACCCTTAATCTGGCTAACACAATTGCTGCTAACGGCAGGTTTGGGTTACTTAGCGGCGGGATTAACGGTTTTTTTGCGCGATATTCCCCAATCATTAGTGGTAATTTTAAACCTGTGGCTGTATTTGACTCCAATTGTTTATCCAGCGTCAGCAATTCCTGAACAATGGCGCAATTGGGTATTTTGGTTAAATCCCATGACTGCGATCGCAGAAGTTTATCGTGATTTAATTTTAGTAGGGGAGGTGAAGCATTGGGGAGAATGGGGAGTTGCGAGTGCGATCGCCACGATGATATTTTGTTTTGGGTTTGCAATCTACAAGCGGTTACGTCCAGCATTTGCTGATGTGCTGTGA
- a CDS encoding Uma2 family endonuclease: MTTAINLVATNIEYPSADGEPVAETYLHLYAILTTLEVLKQYLTGRQATVLANQFLYYAQGFPRLRVAPDVMVIFDVQPGGRDNYKVWSEGQVPQVVFEMTSKGTQKQDQEQKKLLYEQLGILEYWLFDPKGEWVNEKLQGYRLQNEIYHPITDNLSQPLGLRLEVEGELLRFYRLDTGAKLLIPTELAELAEREQQRAEREQQRAEQEHQRAERLAEHLRSLGVDPDSLN; the protein is encoded by the coding sequence ATGACTACCGCCATAAATTTAGTAGCTACAAACATTGAATATCCTAGCGCTGATGGAGAACCTGTGGCAGAAACATACTTACATCTCTATGCAATTTTAACTACATTGGAAGTCCTGAAACAGTACCTAACAGGCAGACAAGCGACGGTACTGGCAAATCAATTTCTCTATTATGCTCAGGGTTTTCCCAGATTAAGAGTTGCACCAGATGTCATGGTAATTTTTGATGTGCAGCCTGGGGGTAGAGATAACTATAAAGTCTGGTCAGAAGGTCAAGTGCCGCAAGTTGTATTTGAGATGACCAGTAAAGGCACTCAAAAGCAGGATCAAGAGCAAAAGAAATTATTATATGAACAATTAGGTATTTTAGAATACTGGCTATTTGACCCCAAAGGCGAATGGGTTAACGAAAAATTACAGGGGTATCGTTTACAGAATGAAATTTATCACCCGATTACTGATAATTTATCTCAGCCTTTGGGATTGCGCCTGGAAGTAGAAGGGGAACTTTTGCGATTTTATCGCTTAGATACGGGGGCTAAATTACTGATTCCCACCGAATTAGCAGAATTGGCTGAACGAGAACAACAACGGGCTGAACGAGAACAACAACGGGCTGAACAGGAACATCAACGGGCTGAACGACTGGCGGAACATTTGCGTTCTTTAGGTGTTGACCCAGATAGTTTAAATTAA
- a CDS encoding DUF2862 domain-containing protein encodes MEIGQKVKVFRLRDRVSASIAKKLGQIGIIQGYKVTDGRGIGVVVLFDDNSSTWFFEDEIKLV; translated from the coding sequence ATGGAAATCGGACAAAAGGTTAAAGTTTTTCGTCTGCGCGATCGCGTATCTGCTTCTATTGCGAAAAAACTCGGACAAATAGGTATTATTCAAGGCTACAAAGTCACGGATGGCCGTGGAATCGGTGTGGTGGTACTGTTTGACGACAATTCTTCCACTTGGTTTTTTGAAGATGAAATCAAACTTGTGTAA
- a CDS encoding ArsA family ATPase, translated as MSLILTFLGKGGVARTKIAIAAAKLLASQGKRVLLAGLAEPVLPILLDQTLTADPQEIAPNLQVVQFQSSVLLERNWEEVKKLEAQYLRTPIFKDVYGQELVVLPGMDSALALNAIREYDASGKYDAIIYDGTGDSLTLRMLGMPESLSWYIRRFQQLFVKSDLGKTIAESPLIQPLISSFFNVNWTADNFSLPTNQVNGFLDKGKAALADPHRVAAFLVSTPDPLEVASSRYLWGSAQQIGLTVGGVILVSPEPNVNLSEEFSPLTVSVVPDSPTGEWQPLIDALPNFVEQALQAPKPIEIDIHNRQVRLFLPGFDKKQVKLTQYGPEVTIEAGDHRRNLFLPPALTGRQVTGAKFQNNYLIISF; from the coding sequence ATGTCCCTGATATTGACATTTTTGGGCAAAGGCGGTGTAGCGCGGACTAAAATTGCGATCGCCGCCGCCAAGTTATTGGCAAGCCAAGGCAAGCGTGTACTTCTAGCAGGTTTGGCAGAACCAGTTTTACCCATTTTACTGGATCAGACCCTGACTGCTGATCCCCAGGAAATTGCGCCCAATTTACAGGTTGTGCAGTTTCAATCATCTGTGTTGCTAGAACGCAACTGGGAAGAAGTGAAAAAACTAGAGGCGCAATACCTCCGCACGCCCATCTTCAAAGATGTTTATGGTCAAGAACTGGTAGTATTACCAGGGATGGACAGCGCCCTGGCCTTGAATGCTATCCGCGAATATGATGCCAGTGGCAAATATGACGCGATTATCTACGATGGTACAGGTGATTCCTTGACCCTGCGAATGTTGGGGATGCCAGAATCTCTCAGTTGGTATATACGGCGATTTCAGCAATTATTTGTCAAATCTGATTTAGGAAAGACTATTGCGGAATCGCCTTTAATTCAGCCGCTAATTAGCAGCTTTTTTAATGTCAACTGGACAGCAGATAATTTTTCTCTACCCACCAACCAAGTGAATGGTTTTTTAGATAAAGGAAAAGCAGCCCTTGCAGATCCTCATCGCGTTGCGGCCTTCTTGGTGAGTACACCAGACCCCCTAGAAGTCGCAAGTTCTCGTTATTTGTGGGGTAGCGCTCAACAAATCGGTTTAACCGTTGGTGGTGTGATTTTGGTATCACCTGAACCAAACGTCAACCTTTCTGAAGAATTTTCACCTCTGACTGTGAGCGTTGTTCCCGACTCTCCCACAGGAGAATGGCAACCTTTGATAGATGCTCTCCCCAACTTTGTAGAACAAGCACTACAGGCTCCCAAACCCATAGAAATTGACATCCACAATCGTCAAGTGCGCTTATTCTTGCCAGGATTTGACAAAAAGCAAGTCAAACTTACCCAGTATGGGCCAGAAGTCACAATAGAAGCAGGAGACCATCGGCGTAATCTCTTCCTACCTCCGGCACTAACTGGCAGACAGGTGACTGGAGCCAAATTTCAGAATAATTATTTGATAATTTCTTTTTAA
- the chlG gene encoding chlorophyll synthase ChlG has product MSESTPINPNSQPAEAIDSVKPKEEITAVADRSSKARQLLGMKGAAPGEKSIWKIRLQLMKPITWIPLIWGVVCGAASSGNYTWTLENVLMSAACMLLSGPLLAGYTQTLNEYYDREIDAVNEPYRPIPSGAIPLPQVITQIWVLLISGNLLAVALDFWAGNEYPTITTIAILGSFIAYIYSAPPLKLKQNGWLGGYALGASYMAFPWCTGHALFGELNWKIVVITVVYSLAGLGIAIVNDFKSVEGDRQFGLKSLPVMFGVTRAAWVCAVMIDVFQAVIAVYLITIHENLYAAILLLLIIPQITFQDMYFLRDPLKNDVKYQASAQPFLVLGMLVAGIALGHAGV; this is encoded by the coding sequence ATGTCAGAATCAACCCCAATTAACCCTAATTCCCAGCCAGCAGAGGCTATAGATTCAGTTAAACCCAAAGAGGAAATTACAGCAGTTGCCGATCGCAGCTCCAAGGCTCGGCAGTTATTAGGTATGAAAGGCGCAGCACCAGGAGAAAAATCTATCTGGAAAATCCGCCTACAACTGATGAAACCTATCACCTGGATTCCTCTGATTTGGGGTGTAGTCTGTGGTGCGGCTTCTTCGGGTAACTATACTTGGACACTGGAAAATGTCTTGATGTCAGCAGCTTGTATGTTGCTTTCAGGGCCTTTACTCGCAGGTTATACCCAAACCTTAAATGAATATTATGACCGTGAAATTGATGCGGTGAATGAACCCTATCGCCCCATTCCCTCTGGTGCAATTCCCTTACCTCAAGTTATTACACAAATTTGGGTATTGTTAATTTCCGGGAATCTTCTGGCCGTTGCACTAGATTTTTGGGCAGGTAATGAATATCCGACGATTACAACTATAGCTATTCTGGGTTCCTTTATTGCTTACATTTATTCTGCGCCCCCATTAAAGCTGAAACAAAACGGTTGGTTAGGCGGTTATGCTCTTGGTGCTAGCTATATGGCTTTTCCTTGGTGTACTGGTCATGCGCTGTTTGGCGAACTCAATTGGAAAATTGTGGTGATTACGGTGGTTTATAGCTTGGCTGGTTTGGGTATTGCCATTGTGAATGATTTTAAGAGTGTGGAAGGCGATCGCCAGTTCGGATTAAAATCATTACCCGTGATGTTTGGTGTCACCAGAGCAGCTTGGGTTTGTGCCGTGATGATTGATGTATTTCAAGCTGTGATTGCAGTTTATCTGATCACTATTCACGAAAACTTATATGCCGCAATTCTGCTGCTATTAATCATCCCGCAAATCACCTTCCAGGATATGTATTTCCTGCGTGACCCACTAAAAAATGATGTCAAATATCAAGCCAGCGCCCAACCGTTTCTAGTATTGGGAATGCTTGTCGCTGGTATCGCTTTGGGTCATGCTGGCGTTTAA
- a CDS encoding cupin domain-containing protein: MLVQKLNDCQEFIAGDNTILRELLHPDKQPLALRYSLAHATLPVGKTSQPHSLTTSEVYYILNGQGEMHIDDETQIVEPGDAVYIPPNTRQFIRNSGNEPLVFICMVDPAWRKEDETVY, translated from the coding sequence ATGCTAGTTCAAAAGCTTAACGACTGTCAAGAATTTATTGCTGGAGATAACACCATTCTACGGGAACTACTACATCCCGATAAACAGCCCCTGGCATTACGCTATAGTTTGGCTCACGCAACTTTACCAGTGGGGAAAACTTCTCAACCCCACTCACTGACTACCTCAGAAGTTTATTACATTCTGAATGGTCAAGGAGAAATGCATATTGACGATGAAACTCAGATAGTTGAACCAGGAGACGCGGTGTATATTCCCCCCAATACACGGCAATTTATTCGCAATTCTGGTAACGAACCTTTGGTATTTATTTGTATGGTTGATCCAGCATGGCGTAAAGAAGATGAAACAGTTTATTGA